A single Verrucomicrobiia bacterium DNA region contains:
- the dnaA gene encoding chromosomal replication initiator protein DnaA encodes MTSPEMFKLWFAPLRARTLEGDCLVLEVANDFCGMWLKDNHQKLLQQVLSLAAAQELRVRFETAKDAPVSTAATTPRPVTSGKPGVANSRTIRNASVRNAPADESVFNPKNTFETFVVGDNNNFACAAAKAVAEAPGKAYNPLFLYGGVGLGKTHLLHAIGHHVAKSKKNARVGYVSCEKFTNEYIDAIQNNSVMKFRKRYRQLDVLLIDDIQFLAGKERIQEEFFHTFNALHEAHRQIVMSCDRPAAEIKDLEKRLASRFEWGLVTDLLPPDVEIRQAILKKKASLMPVELSDEIITFLAQRIRSNIRRLEGALIRVASYSSLVGKKLSLDVIEGLLRDMLNEEGQNAVTMELIQKRVAEHYDIRLADMTSKRRPENIAFPRQVAMYLSRQLTEQSLSSIGEAFGGRDHGTVLHACRLVEGRMTIDENVRQAVSYLQKLLMR; translated from the coding sequence ATGACCAGTCCCGAGATGTTCAAGTTGTGGTTTGCTCCGCTGCGCGCGCGCACCTTGGAGGGCGATTGTCTGGTGCTTGAAGTCGCCAATGATTTTTGCGGGATGTGGCTTAAAGACAACCATCAAAAACTTCTGCAACAAGTGTTGAGTCTGGCAGCCGCGCAAGAGCTGCGCGTGCGGTTTGAAACCGCGAAGGACGCGCCGGTGTCAACGGCGGCAACGACGCCAAGGCCGGTAACGTCCGGCAAACCGGGGGTGGCGAATTCGCGGACAATCAGAAATGCCAGCGTCAGGAACGCCCCGGCTGACGAGTCGGTTTTCAATCCCAAGAACACCTTTGAAACCTTTGTGGTTGGAGACAACAACAATTTTGCCTGCGCTGCGGCGAAGGCGGTGGCCGAGGCGCCGGGCAAAGCCTACAACCCGCTGTTTCTTTATGGCGGCGTCGGTCTGGGAAAGACGCACCTGTTGCACGCCATTGGTCATCATGTGGCGAAATCCAAGAAGAACGCCCGGGTCGGTTACGTTTCCTGCGAAAAATTCACCAACGAGTACATTGACGCGATCCAGAACAATTCGGTGATGAAATTCCGGAAGCGATATCGCCAACTGGATGTGCTGTTGATTGACGACATTCAGTTTCTCGCTGGCAAGGAGCGGATTCAGGAGGAATTTTTCCATACGTTCAACGCGTTGCACGAGGCGCACCGGCAGATCGTGATGAGTTGTGATCGCCCCGCCGCCGAGATCAAAGATTTGGAGAAACGCCTGGCGTCGCGATTTGAATGGGGACTGGTCACCGATTTGCTCCCGCCCGATGTGGAGATTCGGCAGGCGATTCTGAAAAAGAAAGCGAGTCTGATGCCGGTGGAGTTGTCGGATGAGATCATCACTTTCCTGGCGCAACGCATTCGCAGCAATATCCGGCGGTTGGAAGGCGCGTTGATTCGCGTCGCTTCCTACAGTTCGCTGGTGGGGAAGAAGCTGAGCCTGGATGTCATTGAAGGGCTGTTGCGGGACATGCTCAACGAAGAGGGGCAAAACGCGGTGACCATGGAGCTGATCCAGAAACGCGTCGCGGAACATTACGACATCCGTCTGGCGGACATGACGAGCAAGCGGCGCCCGGAGAACATTGCCTTTCCGCGGCAGGTCGCCATGTATCTCTCGCGGCAACTTACGGAGCAATCGTTGAGCAGCATTGGCGAAGCTTTTGGCGGGCGGGATCACGGTACCGTGCTGCACGCCTGCCGCTTGGTTGAAGGGCGCATGACCATAGACGAAAACGTCCGCCAAGCCGTGAGTTATTTGCAAAAACTGCTGATGCGTTGA